Proteins encoded in a region of the uncultured Paludibaculum sp. genome:
- a CDS encoding YfiR family protein, with translation MTSGCSDSDPGTTIRQRTAGGRRTLSPWDRRARTSRCLGLLLLLASACLDRALGETNAVAQPDELEVKAAFVMNFLRLVNWEPVAGEQNPRILPVCAFANSDFATAVRYAAKGKSVGSRLIVFKVQPDPDPAQCRVLLVDSTQYYQAPAVLKSHSHDPMLTIGNGAGFVEVGGMFELLVQDRRVQFNTNLAAVRSSKLDVSARLLNLARNLRKGANGGD, from the coding sequence ATGACTAGCGGGTGTAGCGATTCCGACCCTGGAACGACGATCCGCCAGCGCACCGCCGGCGGGCGGCGCACGCTCAGTCCCTGGGACAGGCGGGCCCGAACATCGCGTTGTCTGGGTCTCCTGCTGCTGCTTGCCTCCGCTTGCCTGGACCGTGCCTTGGGTGAGACCAACGCTGTAGCTCAACCTGATGAACTGGAGGTCAAGGCGGCCTTCGTGATGAACTTCCTCCGTCTGGTGAACTGGGAGCCGGTTGCGGGGGAGCAGAACCCGCGGATTCTGCCAGTTTGCGCCTTCGCCAACAGTGACTTTGCCACCGCCGTCCGTTACGCCGCCAAGGGCAAGAGTGTGGGCAGCCGGCTGATTGTGTTCAAGGTGCAGCCTGATCCGGATCCGGCCCAGTGCCGCGTCCTGCTGGTCGATTCGACGCAATACTATCAGGCTCCGGCCGTGTTGAAGTCGCATAGCCACGACCCAATGCTGACCATTGGCAACGGCGCGGGCTTCGTTGAAGTTGGCGGGATGTTTGAGTTGCTCGTTCAGGACAGAAGAGTGCAGTTCAACACCAATCTGGCGGCCGTGCGCTCATCGAAGCTCGACGTGAGCGCTCGTTTACTGAACCTGGCCCGAAATCTCAGGAAGGGGGCCAACGGTGGAGACTAG
- a CDS encoding response regulator: METSRWRPFGSPSFRQQLTTLTLLAGVIAAGLTAAGMIAYEVVWFQGQLRSSSSSIADILGSNISAALAFDTRSDVSKSLAALVGERSVVRASVFNAQKHFVAGYARKDQPAAVTNPVSPEEAVQQSSGLIVVRPILLDHEVVGYLTVESDLSILHERVAVYSSITVLFALLSLTIAYAASRRMQTWISAPLLQLEAAARQVSSHRDYSIRVEKGGEDELGAVMVAFNEMLHEIQVRDKRLSDSAQNLESEVLARTRALIEANARLSRAKEKAEAAATAKGEFLATMSHEVRTPMNAVIGFTGLLLETNLSAQQRDWVETVRGSGEALLAILNDILDFSRAEAGRLGLEKIPFAPEAVVEEAIDLVGERARRKGLRIGFYPTPAVPPLVRGDPGRLRQVLLNLISNAVKFTEVGEIRVRADVPSGDGAATIIRFDVIDTGIGIPIGAQKSIFDAFTQADSSTTRRFGGTGLGLAICRRLVEAMGGEIGLSSQPGKGSNFWFAVPLAQVQTENETASEFSGKRVLIVDEDEPERALLQRRLERIGVTVDSADNVDALAQGDACGGGGEHGFDVVLLGTKHARIEGISLAKALHSDSRLGNARLIMMAHDGVLTPEDLVEAGVSASLLKPVLLTHLLKALQRTLPEDSATSPGKGAQPAAPAEAKNTPPLSILVAEDNLINQKVLKSQLWRMGYQAAFVQNGREAVEAAAGRQFDIILMDCQMPEMDGFEAARQIRKAHSQTTIVAITANAMPRDRDLCLASGMDDYLAKPIQPSDLARVLNNVAVRAEAPSTLAAPTGPVPTEPVHASIK; this comes from the coding sequence GTGGAGACTAGCAGGTGGCGGCCATTCGGGAGTCCTTCCTTCCGGCAACAACTCACCACGCTGACCCTGCTGGCCGGAGTCATCGCGGCCGGTCTGACGGCGGCGGGCATGATTGCCTATGAAGTGGTGTGGTTTCAGGGCCAACTGAGAAGCAGCAGTAGTTCCATCGCGGATATCCTCGGCAGCAACATCTCGGCGGCGCTGGCCTTCGACACACGATCCGACGTTTCCAAAAGCCTGGCGGCGCTGGTCGGCGAGCGTTCGGTGGTGCGTGCGAGCGTATTCAACGCCCAGAAGCACTTCGTGGCGGGCTACGCCAGGAAAGACCAACCGGCGGCGGTGACGAATCCTGTATCGCCGGAAGAAGCTGTGCAGCAATCGTCCGGACTGATCGTCGTCCGGCCCATCCTGCTCGACCACGAAGTGGTGGGGTATCTCACCGTCGAATCGGATCTATCGATCCTTCACGAGCGGGTGGCGGTTTACTCCTCCATCACTGTTCTCTTTGCCCTGCTCTCCCTGACGATTGCGTATGCAGCCTCCCGACGGATGCAGACGTGGATCTCGGCGCCCCTACTGCAATTGGAGGCGGCGGCCCGTCAGGTTTCGAGCCATCGAGATTACTCCATTCGAGTCGAGAAGGGGGGCGAGGATGAGTTGGGCGCGGTGATGGTCGCTTTCAACGAGATGCTGCACGAGATCCAGGTGCGCGACAAACGCCTCTCGGATTCGGCCCAGAACCTCGAATCGGAGGTGCTTGCCCGCACGCGCGCGTTGATTGAGGCCAATGCGAGACTCTCGCGAGCCAAGGAGAAGGCGGAGGCCGCGGCCACGGCGAAAGGCGAGTTCCTGGCCACGATGAGCCACGAGGTCCGCACGCCGATGAATGCAGTGATAGGGTTCACCGGGCTGCTATTGGAGACAAACCTTTCGGCTCAGCAACGGGACTGGGTGGAAACGGTCCGTGGATCCGGAGAGGCTCTGCTCGCAATCCTCAACGACATCCTCGACTTCTCGAGGGCGGAAGCAGGGCGGTTGGGTCTGGAGAAGATCCCCTTTGCCCCGGAGGCCGTGGTGGAGGAGGCCATCGACCTGGTGGGGGAGAGGGCACGGCGCAAGGGGCTGCGGATTGGATTCTACCCCACTCCAGCCGTGCCTCCACTGGTCCGAGGAGATCCGGGACGACTGCGCCAGGTGCTTCTAAATCTGATCAGCAATGCCGTGAAGTTTACCGAGGTGGGCGAGATTCGCGTCCGGGCGGATGTCCCCTCGGGCGACGGGGCAGCCACGATCATCCGCTTCGATGTGATTGACACCGGTATCGGCATCCCAATCGGCGCACAGAAATCCATCTTCGATGCGTTCACGCAAGCCGACTCGTCGACCACACGCCGCTTCGGCGGCACCGGGCTGGGCCTGGCCATTTGCCGAAGGCTGGTGGAGGCCATGGGCGGCGAGATCGGCCTCAGCAGCCAGCCGGGCAAGGGGTCGAACTTCTGGTTTGCGGTTCCACTGGCCCAGGTACAAACCGAAAACGAGACGGCGTCGGAGTTTTCCGGAAAACGGGTATTGATTGTGGATGAGGATGAGCCGGAAAGAGCCTTGCTTCAGCGCCGGTTGGAGCGAATCGGCGTGACGGTGGATTCCGCCGATAACGTCGATGCTCTCGCGCAAGGGGACGCGTGTGGAGGCGGAGGCGAGCATGGATTCGACGTTGTCCTGCTTGGGACAAAACATGCGCGCATTGAAGGCATTTCGCTGGCAAAGGCGCTTCATTCCGACTCTCGCCTGGGCAACGCGCGACTCATTATGATGGCCCATGACGGGGTGCTTACGCCTGAAGATCTCGTGGAGGCTGGTGTCTCCGCAAGCCTGCTCAAGCCCGTTCTACTCACTCACCTGTTGAAGGCGTTGCAGAGAACGCTGCCGGAGGACTCGGCAACATCGCCCGGCAAGGGGGCGCAGCCAGCGGCTCCGGCGGAAGCGAAAAACACCCCGCCTCTTTCCATTCTCGTAGCCGAGGATAACCTGATCAACCAGAAGGTATTGAAGTCGCAACTCTGGCGAATGGGCTACCAGGCGGCGTTCGTCCAGAATGGCCGCGAGGCGGTGGAAGCAGCCGCAGGCAGGCAGTTCGACATCATTCTGATGGATTGCCAGATGCCGGAGATGGACGGATTCGAAGCAGCGCGGCAAATCCGCAAGGCACACAGTCAAACGACGATCGTCGCGATCACGGCCAACGCCATGCCCAGAGACAGGGATCTCTGCCTGGCCTCGGGCATGGACGACTACCTGGCAAAGCCCATCCAGCCGTCCGATCTCGCGCGCGTGCTGAACAACGTAGCAGTCCGGGCCGAAGCGCCGTCCACCCTGGCGGCACCTACAGGGCCGGTGCCGACGGAGCCCGTGCACGCTAGCATCAAGTGA
- a CDS encoding mechanosensitive ion channel domain-containing protein encodes MAPALLTMTGNIDVFSVLTFRSLAGAGLILLLTWLAIRWLTEFLDRLSARSSQARFFINWLQPVVRITLWFVAILLCFNLLAPSRDTFLAGIASIGIALGLGAQDLVKNLIGGLVVLADRPYQLGDRVKIGEAYGEIDHIGLRSTKLTTPDDTRVTIPNALILSEQVYNANSGVPDCQVVTDLFLPPDADPDLAATVGRESAFCSPFLLSRKPVVVLTQQGFDQGPFLRLRIKCYVHDHRFEPRIQSDITARATRELLRLGVLQRWQPGT; translated from the coding sequence ATGGCTCCCGCACTATTGACAATGACCGGCAACATCGACGTGTTCAGCGTCCTCACGTTCCGGAGTCTGGCCGGCGCCGGGCTGATCCTGCTGCTGACGTGGCTGGCCATCCGGTGGCTCACCGAGTTCTTGGACCGCCTCAGCGCGCGGAGCTCGCAAGCCCGCTTCTTCATCAACTGGCTGCAGCCCGTTGTCCGCATCACGCTCTGGTTCGTGGCGATCCTGCTGTGCTTCAACCTGCTGGCCCCCTCGCGCGATACCTTCCTGGCGGGCATCGCGTCCATAGGTATCGCGCTGGGCCTGGGCGCGCAGGACTTGGTGAAGAACCTGATCGGCGGGCTGGTCGTGCTGGCCGACCGCCCCTACCAGTTGGGCGATCGTGTGAAGATCGGCGAGGCCTATGGAGAGATTGATCACATTGGCCTGCGCAGTACGAAACTCACCACGCCGGACGACACACGCGTCACGATCCCCAACGCCCTGATTCTCAGCGAACAGGTCTACAACGCAAACTCGGGCGTGCCGGATTGCCAGGTGGTGACGGACCTGTTCCTGCCACCGGACGCCGACCCCGACCTCGCCGCCACGGTGGGCCGCGAATCAGCGTTCTGCTCGCCCTTCCTGCTCTCGCGCAAGCCGGTGGTGGTGCTGACGCAGCAGGGATTCGATCAGGGGCCGTTCCTGAGATTGCGCATCAAGTGCTACGTGCACGATCACCGCTTCGAACCGCGTATCCAAAGCGACATCACCGCCCGAGCCACACGCGAACTCCTGCGCCTGGGCGTGCTGCAGCGCTGGCAACCGGGCACCTGA
- a CDS encoding TonB-dependent receptor produces the protein MSRPQILLATGLVFLLPVGAQPPGKEPVDLASMPIERLMDVQVQTATLQKQSLKDAPASVTVVTAEDIRRYGYRTLGEALSNVRGFYASSDGPFHFMGARGFSLLGDYNTRFLVLINGHNMTDNVYGAMYYFGDDFPLSLDLVDQIEIVRGPSSALYGSNGVFATINIITKTAKNADGVRASVDAGSFGEGKISVSTATSLGQNAGLLLSASASHVTGRTAELQRPGAPVATPFLANHVGNGENYSLFANLLLGEWTLTALFGQFRTIATTGWYETELGNTGTTDMESRNFVELAWNHALGENSSIRWRTYYDQFRYDGVYDYGEGSRNYDGALGDWGGSQLTFQHNVKKLGTLTLGAEGSVDLRNVQYNFDISSSTEGIARQDRFRISHRRSRSGLFAQQELRLSPAWTAYLGGRVDDSNEDKAVLSPRVALLYERGRRTYKLMYGKAFRNPSTFERYWEPNPELSAERVNTFEFAREQRIGKGLNLISSLFHYRLSDLIQGVAVRADTLQYRNASKANATGLELELNGHPVEWLDAAASVSIQRTRGVDTSHYLQNSPAQLALVRAAIPLFRRKLVVSGAARYLGSRLASDNSRMPSAVVADFTATSERLFRQMDVQFGVRNALNNRYLDPLSPEHATLGLPVAGRSVFVRVVWRND, from the coding sequence ATGTCGAGGCCGCAAATTCTGCTCGCAACCGGGCTGGTGTTCCTGCTGCCGGTAGGCGCACAACCGCCAGGGAAGGAACCTGTAGATCTTGCGTCGATGCCGATTGAGCGGTTAATGGATGTTCAGGTTCAGACAGCAACCTTGCAGAAACAGTCGCTGAAGGACGCCCCCGCCAGCGTCACTGTCGTGACGGCGGAGGACATCCGTAGGTACGGCTACAGAACTCTCGGCGAGGCACTCTCGAACGTCAGAGGTTTCTATGCGTCCTCCGACGGGCCATTCCACTTCATGGGGGCCCGTGGCTTCTCCCTGTTGGGCGACTACAACACTCGGTTCCTCGTCCTGATCAACGGTCACAATATGACCGACAACGTCTACGGGGCGATGTACTATTTTGGCGACGACTTCCCTCTTAGCCTCGACCTGGTGGATCAGATCGAGATTGTCCGCGGCCCGTCCTCCGCGCTCTACGGCAGCAACGGCGTCTTTGCCACCATCAACATCATCACCAAGACGGCGAAAAACGCGGACGGCGTGCGTGCCAGCGTGGATGCCGGTTCGTTTGGGGAGGGCAAGATCAGCGTTTCGACCGCCACCTCCCTGGGACAGAACGCCGGGCTCCTCCTCTCCGCATCGGCTTCGCACGTGACCGGCCGGACCGCCGAACTTCAGCGTCCGGGAGCACCCGTGGCCACTCCGTTTCTGGCCAATCATGTCGGCAATGGAGAGAACTACAGCCTGTTCGCCAATCTGCTTTTGGGCGAATGGACACTCACTGCCCTCTTTGGCCAGTTTCGAACCATTGCCACCACGGGCTGGTACGAGACAGAACTGGGTAACACCGGGACCACCGACATGGAATCCCGAAACTTCGTGGAACTTGCCTGGAATCATGCATTGGGGGAGAACAGTTCCATCCGGTGGCGAACCTACTACGACCAGTTCCGGTATGACGGTGTTTACGACTACGGGGAGGGCTCGCGGAACTACGACGGCGCTTTGGGCGATTGGGGCGGCAGCCAGCTTACCTTCCAGCACAATGTGAAGAAGCTGGGCACCTTGACCTTGGGCGCCGAGGGTAGTGTGGACCTTCGTAACGTCCAGTACAACTTCGATATCAGCTCTTCGACGGAGGGGATCGCGCGACAGGATCGTTTCCGGATCAGCCATCGCCGCTCCCGTTCCGGCTTGTTCGCCCAACAGGAGCTCCGCCTGTCGCCTGCCTGGACTGCCTACCTCGGGGGCCGTGTGGACGACTCCAACGAGGACAAGGCCGTTCTATCTCCGCGTGTGGCGTTGTTGTATGAGCGCGGCAGGCGCACCTATAAGCTCATGTACGGCAAGGCGTTCCGAAATCCATCCACATTCGAACGGTATTGGGAGCCGAACCCTGAGCTGTCGGCGGAACGAGTCAACACCTTCGAGTTCGCCCGCGAGCAGAGGATCGGCAAGGGCCTGAATCTGATCAGTTCGCTGTTCCATTACCGGCTGTCGGATCTGATTCAGGGCGTGGCCGTGCGAGCGGATACGCTCCAGTACCGAAACGCTTCCAAAGCGAACGCCACGGGCCTGGAGCTCGAGCTCAACGGTCATCCCGTGGAGTGGCTGGATGCGGCCGCGAGTGTTTCGATTCAACGAACGCGCGGTGTGGATACGAGTCATTACCTGCAGAATTCCCCCGCCCAGTTGGCTCTTGTTCGCGCAGCCATCCCTCTGTTCCGCAGAAAACTGGTAGTGAGTGGCGCGGCCCGCTATCTGGGCTCTCGCCTTGCCTCGGACAACAGCCGGATGCCCAGTGCCGTGGTTGCGGACTTTACGGCTACGTCGGAGCGCCTCTTCCGGCAGATGGATGTTCAGTTCGGTGTGCGCAATGCATTGAACAATCGGTACCTGGATCCGTTGAGTCCCGAGCATGCAACGTTGGGACTGCCGGTCGCGGGCCGTTCGGTCTTCGTGAGGGTTGTCTGGCGCAATGACTAG
- a CDS encoding pyridoxal-dependent decarboxylase — protein sequence MRALLNRTAEIAARYLENLESRSVAPSDEALEGLKELSEPLPEGPMDAVRVLETLDRIGSPATTGMAGRRYFGFVIGGSLPAALRANWLAGAWDQCPGLFAASPIGTVLEEVCLDWLLDILKLPAESGGAFVTGATVANFTALAAARHTVLARVGWDVEAEGLFGAPPITVVVGEEAHPSLIKALGLLGLGRSRVVRIPIDAQGRMVAAKIPPLGGPAIVCMQAGNVNTGAFDPAVEICARAHSSGAWVHVDGAFGLWAAASPRHAHLVEGVGQADSWATDAHKWLNVPYDSGLAFVRDAAALKRAMSLTAAYLPQGQHREPSQYTPELSRRARGVEIWAALKSLGRAGLADLIDRNCRHASRFAAALQQGGGEILNEVVLNQVLVAFGDAERTRQVIERVQRDGTCWCGPTEWHGRTAMRISVSSWATRDEDVERSVAAILRAASK from the coding sequence ATGAGAGCCCTGTTGAACAGGACCGCCGAGATCGCGGCCCGTTACCTGGAGAACCTGGAGAGCCGGAGTGTGGCGCCCTCAGACGAAGCGCTGGAGGGGCTCAAGGAACTGAGCGAGCCGTTGCCCGAAGGGCCGATGGACGCCGTCCGCGTTCTGGAGACCCTGGACCGCATTGGTTCGCCGGCAACGACGGGCATGGCCGGCCGGCGGTACTTCGGCTTCGTCATCGGTGGTTCGCTGCCAGCGGCATTGAGGGCGAATTGGTTGGCCGGCGCATGGGATCAGTGCCCGGGCCTGTTCGCTGCGTCGCCCATCGGAACCGTACTGGAGGAGGTGTGCCTGGACTGGCTGCTGGATATATTGAAACTTCCGGCCGAGTCCGGCGGTGCCTTTGTCACCGGCGCTACAGTAGCCAACTTCACGGCACTTGCCGCGGCGCGCCATACGGTGCTGGCCCGCGTGGGCTGGGATGTGGAAGCCGAAGGCCTGTTCGGGGCGCCGCCCATCACGGTTGTCGTGGGCGAGGAGGCGCACCCATCGTTGATCAAAGCGTTGGGGCTGCTTGGCCTGGGGCGTTCGAGGGTGGTGCGAATCCCCATAGACGCCCAGGGCCGCATGGTTGCGGCAAAGATACCACCGCTTGGCGGCCCGGCCATCGTGTGCATGCAGGCAGGCAACGTCAACACGGGCGCGTTTGACCCGGCGGTCGAGATCTGCGCGCGGGCTCATTCATCGGGTGCTTGGGTTCACGTGGACGGCGCTTTTGGGTTGTGGGCCGCTGCGAGCCCCAGGCACGCTCACCTGGTGGAAGGCGTCGGGCAGGCGGATTCCTGGGCCACTGATGCTCACAAATGGCTGAACGTGCCGTACGACAGCGGTCTGGCGTTTGTCCGGGACGCGGCGGCGTTGAAGCGTGCAATGTCGCTGACCGCCGCGTATCTGCCGCAAGGCCAACATCGCGAGCCATCGCAATACACGCCTGAGCTGTCCCGGAGAGCACGCGGTGTCGAGATCTGGGCGGCCTTGAAGTCGCTGGGGCGCGCCGGGCTCGCGGACCTGATCGACCGGAATTGCCGCCACGCCAGCCGTTTCGCCGCCGCACTGCAACAGGGCGGCGGCGAGATTCTGAACGAGGTGGTGCTGAACCAGGTCCTGGTCGCCTTTGGTGACGCCGAGCGCACTCGGCAGGTGATTGAGCGAGTGCAGCGCGATGGCACCTGCTGGTGTGGGCCGACAGAGTGGCACGGCCGCACCGCGATGCGCATCAGTGTGTCGTCGTGGGCGACGCGGGATGAGGATGTGGAACGAAGCGTCGCTGCGATCCTGCGGGCCGCGTCGAAGTAG
- a CDS encoding ATP-binding protein yields the protein MAEQQERVQKLISTFETAWRDAQLMLAAQSEAYRTHPARPDPGTELAAIERLMESSARPLLFEIVAMLRRSKPQERALAGLEDYESAAEDLLSRVPVELEADSRTWRAVLNPLAGSPLLAISAQLAHHPDVLPLRELLGCFFQHESHRRARLDGSLFAALAKGVLLLLEPWQHVRREAFGGLAGQTAGSIDLHRQNWMEALTALHHQGEEALQGHAAWAAASSERVARFLLRHTAPLPAHRHQQLLDRRQHLFRFWSRQRRSVNSAVEVEYELGQAAYEGVSAGQAILAQLDQEEAGLLQELESVIDWLRNFGQPGTGDFPAPQNNLVSGEDHASDWEHRLEAFAEQHLPQICEAIDPCSALPVRAGAWRRLAPRKVFLESLSGVGHSRVLEGCREAESVHRSVVREIERTREVVEFGLEASQEEGQGAIARESVENALSLAIHQRTRSRSPRALVEQRLVEGLAGALFLTHFTLEQRRLGLLTQLVRNRGSKAFRTAQQLGFHGTLEGTRRLSLAVGAAYRAALVKIGWEPPPIAALEQVAYRGYVDEVLRLRSDVHDLPMIYRRLFRLAPLQDPRFLVGRETEMGALSEARALWDAGRGVSVLLVGARGSGKTSMLNCAVASRFADVPVIQSYFSQRLTGAEDIRAFLCDLLRLPAGCNPMEHLSTGRRVLILEELERTFLRRLGGFQAVEELLRIISATSHSTLWVLSLNQHSYQFLDAAVGLGEHFSHRINAMAVTPEELKTAILLRHHLSGLRLQYPPPMKVDPQFGRLRAILGLQQDPETHFFDALYRQSEGIFRSAFELWQKFMDRVEGGVLYLRQPEEPDCGPLLASLTLRDSQTLHAIVQHGSLTVEDHAGIFECSSQDSRLRLEKLIALEFLEPDPLCPGLRIRPEAGRIVHMALYRLNLI from the coding sequence TTGGCTGAACAGCAGGAGCGCGTCCAGAAGCTCATCTCCACCTTCGAAACGGCCTGGCGCGACGCGCAGCTGATGCTGGCCGCTCAGTCCGAGGCCTACCGTACCCATCCGGCTCGACCGGACCCGGGCACTGAACTCGCCGCCATCGAGCGGCTGATGGAGTCCTCCGCCCGTCCGCTGCTGTTCGAAATCGTGGCCATGCTGCGCCGCTCCAAACCGCAGGAGCGGGCGCTGGCCGGACTGGAGGACTACGAGTCGGCCGCCGAAGACCTGTTGAGCCGGGTCCCGGTGGAACTCGAGGCGGACAGCAGGACGTGGCGCGCGGTCCTCAACCCGCTGGCGGGCAGTCCGTTGCTGGCGATCTCGGCACAGCTCGCGCACCACCCTGACGTCCTGCCTCTCCGTGAGTTGCTCGGCTGTTTCTTCCAGCACGAATCCCACCGCCGCGCGCGGCTGGACGGCTCCCTATTTGCCGCCCTCGCGAAAGGCGTACTGCTGTTGCTGGAGCCCTGGCAGCACGTCCGGCGCGAAGCGTTTGGCGGCTTGGCTGGGCAGACGGCCGGATCGATCGACTTGCACCGGCAGAATTGGATGGAGGCGCTGACGGCGCTGCACCACCAGGGGGAGGAGGCACTGCAGGGCCATGCCGCATGGGCGGCAGCCTCCAGTGAGCGCGTCGCCCGGTTTCTGCTGCGCCATACGGCGCCACTGCCCGCCCATCGACACCAGCAACTGCTGGACCGCCGCCAGCATCTCTTCCGCTTCTGGTCGCGGCAGCGGCGCAGCGTGAATTCGGCGGTTGAAGTCGAATACGAACTGGGCCAGGCCGCCTACGAAGGCGTTTCCGCCGGACAGGCCATTCTGGCGCAACTCGACCAGGAAGAGGCGGGCCTGTTGCAGGAGTTGGAATCCGTCATCGACTGGCTGCGCAACTTCGGCCAGCCAGGAACAGGCGACTTCCCCGCCCCGCAGAACAATCTGGTGTCCGGCGAAGACCATGCCTCCGACTGGGAACACCGCCTGGAGGCATTTGCGGAACAGCACCTGCCACAGATCTGCGAAGCGATTGACCCGTGCAGCGCGCTGCCCGTGCGGGCCGGCGCGTGGAGGCGGTTGGCCCCGCGCAAGGTCTTCCTCGAGTCGCTGTCCGGGGTGGGTCACAGCCGCGTGCTGGAGGGCTGTCGCGAGGCCGAATCCGTCCACCGGTCAGTCGTCCGCGAAATCGAGCGGACGCGCGAGGTGGTGGAGTTTGGACTCGAGGCGTCTCAGGAAGAGGGCCAGGGCGCGATTGCCCGTGAGAGCGTCGAGAATGCGTTGTCGCTCGCCATCCACCAGCGCACACGCAGCCGGAGTCCCCGCGCGCTGGTCGAACAACGTCTTGTCGAAGGGCTGGCCGGTGCCCTCTTCCTCACTCATTTCACGCTGGAGCAGAGGCGGCTGGGCCTGCTGACACAGCTCGTACGCAACCGCGGCTCCAAGGCCTTTCGAACCGCCCAACAACTGGGCTTCCACGGAACGCTGGAAGGCACGCGGCGCCTTTCCCTGGCCGTTGGCGCGGCCTATCGCGCGGCACTGGTGAAGATCGGGTGGGAGCCGCCGCCGATCGCCGCCCTGGAACAGGTCGCCTATCGCGGGTACGTCGACGAGGTACTGCGGCTACGGTCCGACGTTCACGACTTGCCCATGATCTACCGGCGCCTGTTCCGGCTGGCGCCGCTGCAGGATCCGCGCTTTCTGGTCGGCCGCGAAACCGAGATGGGCGCTCTCTCGGAAGCACGAGCGCTGTGGGACGCCGGGCGTGGCGTCTCCGTCCTTCTGGTGGGTGCGCGCGGCAGTGGCAAAACCAGCATGCTGAACTGCGCGGTGGCCAGCCGGTTCGCCGACGTACCGGTGATCCAGAGCTACTTTTCGCAGCGCCTGACCGGCGCCGAGGACATACGGGCGTTCCTTTGCGATCTGCTGCGTCTGCCCGCCGGCTGCAATCCGATGGAGCACCTCAGCACCGGTCGACGAGTGCTAATCCTGGAGGAACTGGAACGAACGTTCTTGCGCCGCCTGGGCGGATTCCAGGCCGTCGAGGAGTTGTTACGCATCATCTCGGCCACGTCTCACTCCACGCTCTGGGTTCTCAGCCTGAATCAGCACTCTTACCAGTTCCTGGATGCGGCCGTGGGGCTGGGCGAGCATTTTTCCCACCGCATCAATGCGATGGCGGTGACACCGGAAGAGCTAAAGACCGCCATCCTGCTGCGGCACCATCTTTCGGGGTTGCGCCTGCAATACCCGCCCCCAATGAAGGTCGATCCGCAGTTCGGCCGCCTGCGCGCCATTTTGGGATTGCAGCAGGATCCGGAGACGCATTTCTTCGACGCGCTCTACCGGCAGTCGGAGGGCATCTTCCGCAGCGCCTTTGAACTGTGGCAGAAGTTCATGGATCGGGTGGAAGGAGGAGTCCTGTATCTGAGGCAGCCGGAGGAGCCCGATTGCGGACCGCTACTGGCAAGCCTGACACTGCGGGACTCACAGACGCTGCACGCCATCGTCCAGCACGGCAGCCTGACTGTGGAGGACCATGCGGGCATCTTTGAATGCAGCAGCCAGGACAGCCGTCTGCGGCTGGAAAAGCTCATCGCGCTGGAGTTTCTTGAGCCCGACCCGCTTTGTCCCGGGCTACGCATCCGGCCCGAAGCCGGGCGCATTGTTCATATGGCCCTCTACCGTTTGAATCTGATCTAG